From the Paenibacillus sp. FSL H8-0548 genome, one window contains:
- a CDS encoding GTP-binding protein, translating into MKSLLKFITCGSVDDGKSTLIGHMLYEAKLLFADQERALELDSRLGSRGGKIDYSLLLDGLIAEREQGITIDVAFRYFTTDHRSFIVADTPGHEEYTRNMAVGASFADLAVILVDAKKGIITQTKRHTRICALMGIKHLVLAVNKMDLVGFDTKIFDEIKQEFSRLTTEFQFESIQVIPVSATEGDNITKKSPNTPWYEGLALLPYLESVDVHANDDVKPFMMPIQRVCRPDHTFRGFQGQIEAGSIAVGDELTTLPSREKAKVKRIFVTDQDRNSAHAGQPVTIQLDREVDVSRGCVFTKDNQLQEADSFSATILWMDDSVLTPGKDVLVKVGTKVLPGTVTTINHKIDINTGNTVSADHVVKNEVAKCEISLSDGIVFDTFEKNKSIGGFILIDRVTNMTSACGVINEALQSSDNAVRIDTEITRDVRAQQKGQQPLTLWLTGSVVDNSALAKEIEKRLVVRGYHTMLIDNSLGESVRQIAGYATLLNNAGLIALVLAGTTNGNDQAIAQEIIGQAFLPIDVAVNSSSIEEAANAAVKIVVKALIQV; encoded by the coding sequence ATGAAGAGTCTGCTTAAATTTATTACTTGTGGAAGTGTGGATGACGGAAAATCCACTTTGATTGGGCATATGCTTTATGAGGCTAAGCTTTTGTTCGCTGACCAGGAGAGAGCATTGGAGCTGGACAGCAGGCTGGGCAGCCGTGGCGGCAAAATTGACTACTCCTTGCTTCTTGACGGGCTGATAGCCGAACGTGAGCAGGGAATTACGATTGATGTGGCATTCCGGTATTTTACGACGGATCACCGTTCGTTCATTGTAGCGGACACGCCAGGACACGAAGAATATACACGCAACATGGCCGTAGGCGCATCTTTTGCGGATCTTGCCGTTATTCTGGTGGACGCCAAAAAAGGGATTATTACTCAAACGAAGCGCCATACAAGGATTTGCGCCCTCATGGGAATTAAGCATCTGGTCTTGGCGGTAAACAAGATGGATTTGGTTGGTTTTGATACGAAGATATTTGATGAAATCAAACAAGAATTCTCTCGCCTCACCACGGAGTTCCAGTTTGAAAGCATTCAGGTAATCCCTGTTTCTGCAACAGAAGGGGATAACATTACGAAGAAATCGCCCAATACGCCATGGTACGAGGGTCTTGCTTTGCTGCCCTATCTGGAGAGTGTTGATGTTCATGCGAACGATGACGTTAAGCCGTTTATGATGCCGATTCAGCGGGTATGCCGACCTGACCACACATTCCGCGGATTTCAAGGCCAGATTGAAGCCGGCAGCATCGCAGTTGGCGATGAACTGACAACTCTGCCTAGCCGTGAGAAGGCGAAGGTTAAACGCATCTTTGTAACAGACCAAGACAGGAATTCGGCTCATGCCGGACAGCCTGTCACGATTCAATTGGATCGGGAAGTCGACGTTTCACGGGGCTGCGTGTTTACGAAGGACAATCAGCTCCAAGAGGCTGACAGCTTTAGCGCCACGATTCTTTGGATGGATGATTCTGTCCTGACGCCGGGAAAAGATGTTCTGGTAAAGGTTGGCACAAAGGTCCTTCCTGGTACTGTGACGACAATTAATCACAAAATCGATATTAATACAGGCAATACGGTTTCAGCCGATCATGTGGTTAAGAATGAAGTGGCTAAATGTGAAATTTCATTATCGGATGGTATTGTTTTTGATACGTTTGAAAAAAATAAAAGCATCGGTGGATTTATTCTCATCGATCGTGTAACGAATATGACATCCGCTTGTGGCGTCATTAACGAAGCTCTTCAAAGCTCTGACAATGCTGTCCGGATCGATACGGAAATCACAAGAGATGTTCGTGCCCAGCAAAAAGGACAGCAGCCATTAACGCTTTGGCTTACTGGTTCAGTCGTGGACAACTCGGCTCTTGCGAAGGAAATCGAGAAACGGCTGGTAGTGAGAGGCTATCATACGATGCTAATCGATAACAGCTTAGGAGAATCTGTGCGGCAAATCGCAGGTTATGCGACATTGCTAAACAATGCGGGACTTATTGCATTGGTATTGGCTGGTACTACGAACGGCAACGACCAAGCCATTGCGCAAGAAATAATCGGTCAAGCCTTTTTGCCAATCGATGTTGCTGTGAACAGCTCTTCGATCGAGGAAGCGGCTAATGCTGCCGTGAAAATTGTTGTGAAGGCTCTCATTCAAGTATAG